From one Candidatus Chlorobium masyuteum genomic stretch:
- the infC gene encoding translation initiation factor IF-3, translated as MKKQKVTTQKPKLTYRVNEQIRVPEVRIIFPDGTQQVMKTIDAKRVAEERNQDLIEVQPNAVPPVCKFDNLGKLLYKMDKRDKDLKKKQKTTTLKELRFHPNTDKHDFDFKSAHLEEFLRKGNRVRATIVFLGRSIIYKDKGLELAERLTERLSVVSTRDGEPKFEGKKLFVYFEPDKKKIDAYDRIRAKTNQPPLAPLAPLSEADLIEETEE; from the coding sequence ATGAAGAAACAGAAGGTTACGACTCAAAAGCCGAAACTTACCTATCGGGTCAACGAACAAATCCGTGTGCCGGAAGTCAGGATTATTTTTCCTGATGGAACGCAGCAGGTGATGAAAACCATTGATGCAAAGCGGGTAGCCGAAGAGCGGAATCAGGATCTTATTGAGGTGCAGCCGAACGCAGTCCCCCCGGTCTGCAAGTTTGACAACCTCGGCAAGCTGTTGTACAAGATGGACAAGAGGGACAAGGATCTCAAGAAAAAACAGAAGACCACGACGCTCAAGGAACTTCGTTTTCATCCGAACACCGACAAGCATGATTTTGACTTTAAATCAGCACATCTCGAAGAGTTTCTCCGCAAGGGAAACCGTGTTCGGGCAACGATTGTCTTTTTGGGTCGCTCAATCATCTATAAAGACAAGGGGCTTGAACTGGCAGAACGATTGACCGAACGACTCAGCGTTGTCAGCACCCGTGACGGAGAACCAAAGTTTGAGGGCAAGAAGCTTTTTGTCTATTTCGAACCTGACAAGAAGAAAATAGATGCCTACGACCGCATCAGGGCAAAAACAAATCAGCCACCTCTCGCACCACTTGCCCCGTTGTCGGAAGCGGATCTGATAGAAGAGACTGAAGAGTAA
- the rpmI gene encoding 50S ribosomal protein L35 — MPKMKSHRGACKRFKATASGKIKRERMNGSHNLEKKNRKRSRRLHQSTLLDSAKAKQIKRMILA, encoded by the coding sequence ATGCCTAAAATGAAATCACACCGCGGAGCATGCAAACGGTTCAAAGCTACCGCATCAGGAAAGATCAAGCGTGAAAGAATGAACGGATCACACAACCTGGAAAAGAAGAACAGAAAGCGTTCACGCCGCCTGCACCAGTCTACCCTGCTTGACTCTGCCAAAGCAAAGCAGATCAAACGGATGATCCTTGCATAA
- the rplT gene encoding 50S ribosomal protein L20, protein MPKANNAVASRARRKRVLKKAKGFWGSRGNILTVVKHAVDKAEQYAYRDRRAKKRNFRALWIMRINAAARLNGTTYSRLVNAMLKKNVEIDRKALAEIAVKDPAAFTQIVKAVIE, encoded by the coding sequence ATGCCTAAAGCAAATAATGCCGTAGCCTCAAGGGCCCGGAGAAAAAGAGTTTTAAAGAAGGCCAAGGGATTCTGGGGATCACGCGGCAATATTCTGACCGTCGTCAAGCATGCTGTCGATAAAGCCGAGCAGTACGCATACCGTGACCGACGTGCAAAGAAGCGCAACTTCCGTGCACTCTGGATTATGCGTATCAATGCGGCTGCCCGCCTGAACGGCACAACCTACTCAAGACTGGTCAACGCCATGCTGAAGAAGAATGTCGAAATAGATCGCAAGGCTCTTGCCGAAATTGCAGTCAAAGACCCGGCAGCCTTCACACAGATTGTTAAAGCGGTAATCGAATAA
- the pheS gene encoding phenylalanine--tRNA ligase subunit alpha, whose amino-acid sequence MENTIRSLQQEITDFEITTHADLEAFRLKYTVRKGLIAALFGQLKTVAPADKPRIGQLLNQLKLTADNRIDEEEAKLAANAGDSAKRIDLTLPGRRYFTGSEHPVQKVLGEMKQIFSAMGFGIATGPELELDRYNFDLLNFPPDHPARDMQDTFFVTTGNPDTDLLLRTHTSPVQVRVMLDHEPPIRVICPGKVYRNEAISARSYCVFHQLEGLYIDKKVTFADLKATIYSFARQMFGTDVKLRFRPSFFPFTEPSAEVDVTCYLCGGKGCRVCKKSGWLEIMGCGMVHPNVLRNCGIDPETWSGYAFGMGVDRTVLLRYKIDDIRLLFENDLRMLRQFPA is encoded by the coding sequence ATGGAAAACACCATTCGCAGTTTACAGCAGGAGATCACTGACTTTGAGATTACCACTCATGCAGATCTTGAAGCATTCCGCCTTAAGTACACGGTTCGAAAAGGGCTCATTGCCGCTCTTTTCGGACAGCTCAAGACGGTTGCGCCTGCTGACAAGCCGCGTATCGGACAGTTGCTCAACCAGCTTAAGCTGACCGCTGACAACCGTATTGATGAAGAAGAAGCTAAACTCGCTGCAAATGCAGGTGACTCCGCTAAACGGATTGACCTTACACTGCCGGGAAGACGCTATTTTACCGGCAGCGAGCATCCTGTACAGAAGGTGCTTGGCGAAATGAAGCAGATATTTTCGGCAATGGGCTTTGGAATTGCAACCGGCCCGGAGCTTGAACTTGACCGGTACAACTTCGACCTGCTGAACTTTCCGCCCGACCACCCGGCCCGCGACATGCAGGACACCTTTTTTGTAACCACCGGCAATCCTGATACCGACCTTCTACTCAGAACGCACACCTCACCGGTGCAGGTCAGGGTCATGCTCGACCATGAACCACCGATTCGGGTAATATGCCCGGGAAAGGTCTACAGGAACGAGGCGATAAGTGCCCGCAGCTACTGTGTTTTTCATCAGCTTGAGGGGCTCTATATTGATAAAAAGGTAACCTTTGCGGACCTGAAGGCCACCATCTACTCTTTTGCCCGCCAGATGTTCGGGACGGATGTAAAACTGCGTTTTCGTCCGAGTTTTTTCCCTTTTACCGAACCATCTGCGGAAGTGGATGTCACCTGCTACCTCTGTGGCGGTAAAGGGTGCCGTGTCTGCAAAAAATCCGGATGGCTTGAAATCATGGGGTGCGGGATGGTCCATCCGAACGTCCTGCGGAACTGCGGCATTGATCCCGAGACCTGGTCAGGCTATGCCTTCGGTATGGGTGTAGACAGAACGGTGCTCCTTCGATACAAAATCGACGATATCCGTCTCCTCTTCGAAAACGATCTCCGAATGCTCAGGCAGTTCCCTGCATAA
- a CDS encoding DUF3570 domain-containing protein, whose amino-acid sequence MKSVPTKKRTIIGAALFAAAMAMPSSHPAFAEAAPEKGSVAFKYLHYQDSQPSQDRIGVDAYTVTAMAPIAGKWSISTTYVNDSVSGASPDYHTHILSGASSHDTREEVDLGLTRYFSKGSLTLGTVYSTENDYISRGYSGQGSLQTEDKNTTFTLGGSYTTDTINPTAQGLQYDKRTIAGLFGVTKVLTKVDILQLNFGISRGRGYFSDPYKSYDTRPDRRESKTIMTRWNHHFDGTDGTTRLSYRYYYDTFGVKASTLGLEYVQPLPNDFTVIPSVRVHSQTAADFYRTTYPPVPRTITPNSLDQRLSAFGALTLGIKVEKRIAKDWLVDVKYENYEQRAGWCVTGGGDNNLAPFTATFLQLGVSRQF is encoded by the coding sequence ATGAAATCGGTCCCGACAAAAAAAAGAACTATTATCGGCGCAGCACTCTTTGCTGCTGCGATGGCGATGCCATCATCTCATCCCGCATTTGCTGAAGCCGCGCCTGAAAAGGGTAGCGTTGCTTTTAAATACCTTCATTATCAGGATAGTCAGCCCAGTCAGGACAGAATAGGTGTTGATGCCTATACGGTTACGGCTATGGCTCCTATTGCCGGCAAGTGGTCTATCTCTACAACCTATGTGAATGACTCGGTTTCTGGTGCATCACCTGATTATCATACGCATATTCTGTCGGGAGCATCTTCGCACGACACTCGTGAGGAGGTTGACCTCGGCCTTACCCGCTACTTCTCAAAAGGAAGCCTTACTCTCGGAACCGTCTATTCAACCGAGAATGACTACATCTCCCGTGGCTATTCAGGACAGGGGAGTCTGCAGACCGAGGACAAAAATACCACGTTTACCCTTGGAGGCAGCTATACCACCGATACGATCAATCCTACAGCTCAGGGATTGCAGTATGACAAGCGGACGATTGCCGGTTTGTTCGGCGTTACCAAGGTGCTGACTAAGGTTGACATTCTTCAGCTGAATTTCGGCATTTCAAGAGGTCGGGGCTATTTCAGCGACCCATACAAGTCTTATGATACACGCCCTGACCGGCGTGAGAGCAAGACGATTATGACCCGCTGGAACCACCATTTTGACGGAACTGACGGTACGACAAGACTCTCCTACCGTTATTACTATGACACATTCGGCGTCAAAGCAAGCACGCTTGGTCTTGAGTATGTGCAGCCACTGCCGAATGATTTCACGGTAATCCCGTCGGTCAGGGTTCACTCCCAGACGGCAGCCGACTTTTACCGGACTACCTATCCTCCAGTTCCTCGTACCATTACGCCAAACTCGCTGGATCAGCGCCTTTCAGCATTCGGCGCACTGACCCTCGGCATTAAAGTGGAAAAAAGAATTGCCAAGGACTGGCTTGTGGATGTCAAGTATGAGAACTACGAGCAGCGTGCGGGCTGGTGTGTAACCGGTGGCGGCGACAATAATCTTGCTCCTTTCACGGCAACATTCCTTCAGCTTGGCGTATCTCGCCAGTTTTAA
- a CDS encoding DUF4266 domain-containing protein, which translates to MKKNMIQRPVHALLLLLMLGLSGCSIGQAVQPWEKETLARPEMTFEGDALDSKYTEHIYGSKEAASGGAGVGGGGCGCN; encoded by the coding sequence ATGAAAAAAAATATGATTCAAAGACCGGTTCACGCATTACTGTTGCTGCTCATGCTCGGACTTTCAGGCTGTTCAATCGGCCAGGCTGTTCAGCCGTGGGAAAAAGAGACCCTCGCACGTCCTGAGATGACCTTTGAAGGCGACGCTCTTGACTCCAAGTACACTGAGCATATCTACGGAAGCAAAGAGGCAGCATCCGGCGGCGCTGGCGTCGGCGGTGGCGGCTGTGGATGCAATTAA
- a CDS encoding TlpA family protein disulfide reductase, which produces MVNTVRKKLGTLLVGGLLCVGFSGTSYALEAGSKAPDFSLPGSQGSVTLSSTAGSVVYVDFWASWCGPCRQSFPWMNSIQEKYRAQGLKVIGVNVDGKNEDAKKFLSQNPAKFTVAFDSKGLTPKTFGVKGMPTSFLIGRDGKVISQHLGFKEADRDVLEKQIKAALEANK; this is translated from the coding sequence ATGGTGAATACGGTTAGAAAAAAACTTGGTACACTTCTGGTTGGCGGACTGCTATGCGTCGGCTTCAGCGGTACTTCGTACGCGCTTGAGGCGGGCAGCAAGGCTCCCGATTTCTCACTGCCGGGGTCGCAGGGTTCTGTGACGCTGTCGAGCACCGCCGGATCGGTGGTTTATGTGGATTTCTGGGCATCATGGTGCGGACCGTGCCGCCAGTCATTTCCATGGATGAACTCCATTCAGGAAAAATACCGTGCACAGGGTCTTAAAGTTATTGGTGTGAATGTTGACGGCAAGAATGAGGATGCCAAAAAATTCCTCTCCCAGAATCCTGCGAAATTTACCGTTGCTTTTGATTCAAAGGGGTTGACTCCGAAAACTTTTGGAGTGAAGGGAATGCCGACCAGTTTTCTGATTGGCCGCGATGGCAAGGTTATCTCTCAGCACCTGGGCTTTAAAGAGGCGGATCGTGATGTACTCGAAAAACAAATCAAGGCTGCACTGGAGGCAAACAAATGA
- a CDS encoding c-type cytochrome, whose product MRRFVQVCSLMVVFICSSQIVNAEDIARATLRAKYDMVQGKDVYERACSVCHSSGVMDAPKFCDITAWKPRMAHGMEAMVKHAVEGFNNMPAKGGMDALTLTESANAVAYMIDQCLFD is encoded by the coding sequence ATGAGGCGTTTTGTTCAGGTTTGTTCTCTGATGGTTGTTTTTATCTGTTCCTCGCAAATCGTCAATGCTGAAGATATTGCCAGAGCCACTTTGCGTGCAAAGTACGATATGGTTCAGGGTAAAGATGTTTACGAACGAGCTTGTTCAGTATGCCACAGCAGTGGTGTTATGGATGCGCCGAAATTCTGCGATATTACGGCCTGGAAGCCGAGAATGGCACACGGTATGGAGGCAATGGTCAAGCATGCGGTTGAAGGGTTCAACAATATGCCGGCAAAGGGCGGTATGGATGCGCTGACGTTAACTGAAAGTGCCAATGCCGTTGCCTATATGATCGATCAGTGTCTGTTTGACTGA
- the rplI gene encoding 50S ribosomal protein L9 codes for MKVILRKDVATLGDTGEVVAVKNGYANNYLIPQGIAIRATEGTLKALETEKKQQAKKVELLRKHAREVAQKIEQLALKVYAKAGESGKLFGTVTSADIAEALKAQGFEIDRRKITLDAPVKTLGKFEADARLFSDISVKVHFEVEAEGAGE; via the coding sequence GTGAAAGTCATTTTAAGAAAGGATGTGGCTACCCTTGGCGACACAGGTGAAGTTGTTGCCGTCAAAAACGGTTATGCCAACAATTACCTGATTCCGCAGGGGATCGCAATAAGAGCTACCGAGGGAACGCTCAAGGCTCTTGAAACAGAAAAAAAGCAGCAGGCCAAAAAGGTCGAGTTACTGCGCAAGCATGCCCGCGAAGTTGCCCAGAAAATTGAGCAGTTAGCACTGAAGGTATATGCCAAAGCGGGTGAATCGGGCAAACTCTTTGGAACCGTAACTTCTGCTGATATTGCCGAGGCTCTCAAAGCGCAGGGTTTTGAGATTGATCGCCGCAAAATCACACTTGACGCCCCGGTGAAGACGCTTGGCAAATTTGAAGCAGATGCCAGACTCTTTTCGGATATATCGGTAAAAGTTCATTTCGAGGTTGAGGCAGAAGGTGCTGGAGAGTGA
- the rpsR gene encoding 30S ribosomal protein S18: MRQKFTQSQGHKSQGNKSLSNALASKKKVSKNQVVFFDYRDERKLKRFINDQGKIIPRRITGLSAKEQNLLTHSVKWARFLAVIPYVVDEYK, translated from the coding sequence ATGAGACAGAAATTTACACAGTCACAAGGCCACAAATCGCAGGGCAACAAATCGTTGAGCAATGCTCTTGCGTCGAAGAAAAAAGTGTCGAAAAATCAGGTGGTATTTTTTGACTATCGCGATGAGCGTAAGCTGAAAAGATTCATCAACGATCAGGGGAAAATTATTCCCCGTCGCATCACCGGTCTTTCTGCCAAAGAGCAGAACCTTTTGACCCATTCAGTGAAGTGGGCAAGGTTCCTGGCAGTAATACCCTATGTTGTCGATGAATACAAATAA
- a CDS encoding single-stranded DNA-binding protein, giving the protein MAELKMPEINSVIIAGNLTKDPVFRQTNSGGTPVVNFSIACNRRFRDSNHLWQEDVCYVGVVAWNKLAESCRDNLKKSSAVLVDGELQSRTWKAQDGTSRTVVEIKARRIQFLNKRKKNGEDDEEGFIEDECHDIHHGEIPDDEASHIYEYKYLSSD; this is encoded by the coding sequence ATGGCTGAATTGAAAATGCCTGAAATAAACAGTGTGATAATCGCAGGAAATCTCACGAAAGATCCGGTTTTCAGGCAGACTAATTCAGGCGGAACGCCGGTCGTTAATTTTTCAATTGCATGTAACAGAAGGTTCCGTGACAGCAATCACCTGTGGCAGGAGGATGTCTGCTATGTAGGTGTGGTAGCATGGAACAAGCTTGCCGAGAGCTGCCGTGACAACCTGAAGAAAAGTTCGGCTGTCCTTGTGGATGGTGAATTGCAAAGCCGCACATGGAAGGCTCAGGACGGAACTTCAAGAACGGTTGTAGAGATAAAAGCAAGAAGAATCCAGTTCCTCAACAAACGTAAAAAGAATGGTGAGGATGATGAAGAGGGCTTTATTGAGGATGAATGTCATGATATCCACCATGGAGAGATTCCCGACGATGAAGCCAGTCACATTTACGAATACAAATACCTTTCCTCCGATTGA
- the rpsF gene encoding 30S ribosomal protein S6 codes for MEKNKLYECTVIIDGGLQDEAITAAMELVQRVITEKGGSISGVLEIGRRKTAYPIKKKTIGYYAHIEFTGAPEVIAEIEKVLRYEEDLLRYLIIQLTGALLEMRKRVEKYSVVIGSPEDVAALEAAASEAAAK; via the coding sequence ATGGAAAAAAACAAACTTTATGAATGTACAGTCATCATTGACGGCGGGCTTCAGGACGAGGCGATTACTGCTGCAATGGAGCTGGTTCAGCGGGTCATTACCGAAAAAGGCGGGAGCATCAGCGGTGTTCTCGAAATCGGACGCCGCAAGACTGCTTATCCGATAAAGAAGAAGACGATCGGATACTATGCCCACATCGAATTTACCGGGGCCCCGGAAGTTATTGCAGAGATTGAAAAGGTTCTTCGTTACGAGGAAGATCTGCTTCGTTACCTGATTATCCAGCTCACAGGCGCTCTTCTTGAAATGCGCAAAAGGGTTGAAAAATACAGCGTTGTCATAGGCAGTCCTGAAGATGTTGCGGCCCTTGAGGCAGCAGCTTCTGAAGCAGCGGCTAAATGA
- a CDS encoding glycosyltransferase family 9 protein, producing the protein MSVIKKILVIRLSSIGDIILTTPLLRRLHVTFPDAVIDYCTKAAFSTLLSSNPRISSHYTPEQPPFGAYDLVVDMQNNSRSRSLLRHLHAAKVVRYRKQNWKKWLLVQFKVNLYGKEQHVVERYQDSLKRFALPVDQKGCELYPSAEERAFAESFFITGRKTLALCFGAKHFTKRYPPERFADLLGLVLTDESLQVLLLGGEEDAPQAAAIMHSLPDHYRQQVTNLSGSCSLMQTAAILAHCDAVLCNDTGLMHMASAFGKKLFVLFGSSSSAFGFLPYHAPFDLFEVSGLRCRPCSHIGRERCPRGHFRCMNELSAQEIASRILDYFRQAEL; encoded by the coding sequence ATGTCAGTGATTAAAAAAATACTGGTCATAAGGCTCAGCTCCATCGGGGATATTATTCTTACAACACCATTGCTCCGACGGCTGCATGTTACATTTCCGGATGCAGTGATCGACTATTGCACGAAAGCGGCTTTTTCGACACTTCTCTCTTCGAACCCGCGTATCTCATCACACTATACCCCTGAACAGCCGCCGTTCGGAGCATACGATCTGGTCGTTGACATGCAGAACAATAGTCGCTCCCGGTCACTTCTGCGTCATCTGCATGCGGCGAAAGTCGTCAGATACCGTAAACAGAACTGGAAAAAATGGCTGCTGGTGCAGTTCAAAGTGAATCTCTACGGTAAAGAGCAACACGTCGTAGAGCGCTATCAGGATTCACTGAAGAGATTTGCTCTCCCGGTGGACCAGAAGGGATGCGAACTCTATCCTTCAGCAGAAGAGAGGGCCTTTGCTGAATCGTTTTTCATCACGGGTCGAAAAACGCTCGCACTCTGTTTTGGGGCAAAACACTTCACCAAACGATATCCGCCGGAACGCTTTGCGGATCTGCTTGGGCTTGTGTTAACGGATGAGTCTCTTCAGGTTCTTCTTCTTGGCGGAGAGGAGGATGCTCCCCAGGCTGCCGCAATCATGCATTCCCTTCCGGATCACTATCGTCAGCAGGTGACCAACCTTTCAGGTAGCTGTTCACTTATGCAGACAGCCGCTATTCTGGCGCATTGTGATGCAGTGCTCTGCAATGATACAGGTCTTATGCATATGGCATCCGCATTCGGTAAAAAGCTTTTTGTCTTATTCGGCTCTTCATCATCTGCATTCGGATTTCTTCCCTATCACGCGCCTTTTGATCTGTTTGAGGTTAGCGGTCTGCGTTGCAGACCCTGCTCGCATATCGGAAGGGAGCGTTGCCCGAGGGGGCATTTTCGCTGCATGAACGAACTCTCTGCTCAGGAGATAGCAAGCCGAATTCTTGACTATTTCCGGCAGGCGGAGTTGTAA
- a CDS encoding DUF3856 domain-containing protein, which produces MKPLREVALAYKALSDAEHQFLDGSYEEAAASCRKAMEESGKIPETEAFDHAGFEAFCHASLSASLGKLGRFQDSLASSDKALYYFNRRGELNQDDGKLWIKAVFSRAIALEGLGRSSEALGEFRKSGEMLAERKGEMPGRDDFKQQIDTAIAKLQRSVPSNSKPGYKAWWEFWS; this is translated from the coding sequence ATGAAACCACTCAGAGAGGTAGCACTGGCCTATAAGGCTCTTTCCGATGCAGAACATCAGTTTCTTGACGGAAGTTATGAAGAGGCGGCAGCAAGTTGCCGGAAAGCAATGGAGGAGTCAGGAAAGATTCCCGAAACAGAAGCATTCGATCATGCAGGATTTGAGGCCTTTTGCCATGCAAGCCTTTCTGCCTCTCTTGGTAAGCTCGGACGGTTCCAGGACTCTCTTGCCTCTTCGGATAAAGCGCTCTACTATTTTAATCGCAGGGGAGAGCTGAATCAGGACGACGGAAAGCTCTGGATCAAGGCGGTTTTCAGCCGGGCGATTGCGCTTGAGGGGCTTGGACGAAGTAGTGAAGCACTTGGCGAGTTCCGGAAGTCAGGCGAGATGCTTGCCGAGCGAAAAGGGGAAATGCCGGGCCGGGATGATTTCAAGCAACAGATTGATACCGCTATTGCAAAGCTTCAGCGTTCAGTTCCTTCCAACTCAAAGCCGGGTTATAAAGCCTGGTGGGAGTTCTGGTCGTAA
- a CDS encoding acyl-CoA thioesterase, with the protein MQDYLFTLEMSVRDYECDMQGIVNNSVYQNYIEHVRHEYLKQVGIDFSEYTRRGINLVVVRAELDYKYPLASGDRFVVGLNLCRESALKFAFYQDIFRLPDQKPVLKAKIIGTALNQRGRPEIPEELDRLMK; encoded by the coding sequence ATGCAGGATTACCTCTTTACGCTTGAAATGAGTGTTCGTGACTATGAGTGCGATATGCAGGGTATAGTTAATAACAGTGTTTACCAGAACTATATTGAGCATGTCAGGCACGAATATCTGAAGCAGGTTGGAATTGATTTCAGTGAGTATACCCGACGTGGCATCAACCTTGTTGTTGTTCGAGCAGAACTTGATTACAAATATCCCCTTGCATCAGGTGACAGGTTTGTGGTTGGTCTGAACCTATGCCGTGAATCCGCACTGAAATTTGCATTCTATCAGGATATATTCCGCCTCCCGGATCAGAAGCCGGTTCTGAAGGCGAAAATTATCGGCACAGCGCTGAACCAGCGGGGACGGCCTGAGATTCCGGAAGAGCTCGACCGGTTGATGAAATAG
- a CDS encoding CTP synthase, with product MARPKNVKHIFVTGGVISSLGKGILSASLGMLLKSRGLRVAIQKYDPYINVDPGTMSPYQHGEVYVTDDGAETDLDLGHYERFLDESTSQSSNLTMGRVYKSVIDKERRGEYLGATVQVVPHVIDEIKDRMAELAKNGNLDVLITEIGGTIGDIESLPFLEAMRQMKLEMGDRNMLNIHLTFVPYIKAASELKTKPTQHSVKMLLETGIQPDILVCRSEKPLSREIKNKVGHFCNVNDLDVIGLNDCDTIYDVPLLLLKEKLDLRVLKKLGLKKYKEPNLEYWREFCNKVKFPEEGEVTIGICGKYTEYPDAYKSILEAFIHAGASNNVKVNIKLLRAEDAEINTFDLSKELEGVSGILVAPGFGDRGIEGKINFIRYAREKNVPFFGICLGMQCATIEFARNVCGLQDANSTEFNKRTRFPVIDLMEHQKKVKEKGGTMRLGSYPCIIKEGSKAHAVYQKFLINERHRHRFEFNNTYRNSFEESGLVFSGTSPNGELVEIIELKDHRWFVGVQFHPELKSRVQKVHPLFHGFVAAAKEYVQGGRQMELPVEQPSFMPVENEAGE from the coding sequence ATGGCTCGACCGAAAAACGTTAAACATATTTTTGTTACCGGAGGAGTGATCTCCTCGCTCGGCAAGGGAATCCTTTCTGCATCATTGGGCATGCTGCTCAAGTCACGCGGTTTGAGAGTGGCCATACAGAAATATGATCCCTATATCAATGTGGATCCCGGTACCATGTCCCCCTATCAGCACGGAGAGGTTTATGTGACCGATGACGGAGCTGAAACCGACCTTGATCTTGGTCACTACGAGCGGTTTCTCGATGAATCCACCTCGCAGTCCTCCAACCTGACCATGGGACGGGTCTATAAATCGGTCATTGACAAGGAACGCAGGGGAGAGTACCTTGGCGCAACGGTCCAGGTTGTTCCTCATGTGATTGATGAGATCAAGGACCGGATGGCCGAGCTTGCCAAAAACGGCAATCTCGATGTCCTTATTACCGAGATCGGCGGTACGATCGGCGATATCGAGTCACTCCCGTTTCTTGAGGCAATGCGTCAGATGAAGCTGGAGATGGGTGATCGTAACATGCTCAATATCCATCTCACCTTTGTCCCCTACATCAAGGCGGCCAGTGAACTGAAAACAAAGCCGACTCAGCACAGCGTAAAAATGCTGCTCGAAACCGGAATCCAGCCGGATATACTTGTCTGTCGCAGTGAGAAACCGCTGTCACGCGAAATCAAAAACAAGGTTGGTCACTTCTGTAACGTCAACGATCTCGATGTTATCGGTCTGAACGACTGTGACACCATCTATGATGTTCCTCTGCTGCTGCTCAAGGAAAAGCTTGATCTTCGGGTGCTCAAGAAGCTTGGCCTGAAGAAATACAAGGAGCCGAATCTTGAATACTGGCGTGAGTTCTGCAACAAGGTCAAGTTCCCGGAGGAGGGAGAGGTTACCATTGGTATCTGCGGCAAGTACACCGAGTATCCGGATGCCTACAAGTCGATTCTTGAGGCATTCATTCATGCCGGGGCCAGTAACAATGTGAAGGTAAATATCAAGCTGCTCCGTGCCGAGGATGCCGAGATCAACACTTTCGACCTTTCAAAAGAGCTGGAAGGTGTCAGCGGAATTCTTGTGGCACCCGGCTTCGGAGACCGGGGCATTGAGGGCAAAATCAATTTCATCCGGTATGCCAGGGAGAAGAATGTTCCGTTTTTCGGCATCTGTCTCGGCATGCAGTGCGCTACAATAGAGTTTGCGCGCAACGTGTGCGGCTTGCAGGATGCCAACTCCACCGAGTTTAACAAGCGTACCCGTTTTCCTGTCATCGACCTTATGGAGCATCAGAAGAAGGTGAAGGAGAAGGGAGGAACGATGCGGCTTGGAAGCTATCCCTGCATTATCAAGGAGGGCTCAAAGGCCCATGCTGTTTATCAGAAGTTTCTGATCAACGAACGTCACCGTCATCGCTTTGAGTTCAATAATACCTATCGCAACAGCTTTGAGGAGAGTGGTCTCGTCTTTTCCGGCACTTCGCCGAACGGGGAGCTGGTGGAGATTATCGAGCTTAAGGATCATCGCTGGTTTGTCGGGGTGCAGTTTCATCCCGAGTTGAAGTCAAGGGTGCAGAAAGTACACCCGCTCTTTCACGGCTTTGTTGCGGCAGCCAAAGAGTATGTTCAGGGGGGGCGTCAGATGGAGCTTCCGGTTGAACAGCCATCGTTTATGCCTGTGGAAAATGAAGCAGGAGAATAA
- a CDS encoding CDGSH iron-sulfur domain-containing protein: MEQKKPYIIKEQPGTKYYCACSKSKNLPYCDGSHKGSGLHPVKVEIDEEKTVAICSCGLSANPPYCDGAHKSVQ, translated from the coding sequence ATGGAACAGAAAAAACCTTACATCATCAAAGAGCAGCCGGGTACAAAGTACTATTGTGCATGCAGCAAGTCGAAGAATCTTCCCTACTGTGACGGTTCCCACAAAGGGAGCGGCCTGCATCCGGTGAAGGTTGAGATTGATGAGGAAAAAACGGTCGCAATATGCAGTTGTGGCCTGTCAGCAAATCCGCCCTACTGCGATGGCGCCCATAAGAGTGTGCAGTAG